The nucleotide window TCGCAGTCCAAGCCCTTTGCCAAAACACTTTTCATGGTCAGTGGCATTGTAATCATGTAAGCTAATGTAAAAACCAATCAACAGATTTATTTCATCTCAcaaaacatttttcttcttttatttactttttttcttctttttttttgctgtcccatcatctgatcatctgcatcatttcacGCTGCTAATTCAAAttcccctatacacagccacacttcaATTCTTCtggcagagctttttttttttgtcttcttcttctttttttttttttaagtacaattCTTCCAAAATCAAAGCGCACAATTCTTCCAAAATCAAAGCGGCACATTCAAAACTTCTGGTCACcttttgtcactctctctgcttctacctatctgtgtgtctgagtaCTCATGTATTCATATGCATCAGTCAAACTCCCTGAAAAATCGCCTCCAAACAAAGACCTATTTTTCATGACTTTTCAAGAtctttctaaaaaaacaacaaccccaaaaaaacaaaaacaaaaaaactagcaaagtcctgtgacacacacatactccatcaATGTCCAAACCTACttcacagcacacaaacaacacacgttTCCCCCAAAACATCCATACCGATGTCCATGTTGTAGTCATCCCTGACACTGCTCTCTTTCTTGGCCACCTGAGGCAGGGACTCGTCGAGTGTGGCCGAGCAGTCCTTGTGACCCAGGAACTCCTTGAACCACTGGTACAGCTCCCCGTGTTTCCTGACATCACAGATGGCGTCAGTGCCATTACAGAACAGAGGCAATGTTGCTGTGTCCACATCTTGTTCAaattctcacccccacccaacccccccgcaACCTAAAGTGGCCCCTCAGTGGTCGACTGGGCTATAAGAAACATGATTtgccccacaaccctccccccccaccctccccctcctcaaccTCCTGTGTTGGTTCGAACCATCTCCATACAACAGAAAGTGAACATCAAataaattttctttctttacttcttttacaacaccaccaccaccaaaaaaaaaagaaaaaaaaaaagaagaaagaaagaacaaaaggaaagCAGAACGAAAACAAAAGCATCTAACCTACCCTATGGGCAAAAATAATGTAACAAAAGCTAACACAGGGAAAACTGATGTGCCTGATTTAAGTAGGAAAGACTCTACTGGTTTCCTTTGAAGAATCTGTCCAGCAGATGGGTCGTTTAAAACAAGACACCAAGTCAGCAACCACAGCATACCCAACGTCCGCTTGATCCCAGAGTACACGCTTGCAACACACATCTTACAACACCCTAGTCTAACCAACCACGATAAACCCAGGCAACCAAACCTTCATAACTGTATCAacaatatgacaacaacaacaatgccgaTGACAGTACAATAAATCAAGAGTTATTCAGGAgttaaaatacagaacaagaccATGCAAAGGACAACAACAGTATATACTGTAAAGCAAATGCTATACATGCCTCTTCATACacaatgtatttatctgttatagaggacacatgcacatgaactttttttttttttttttcaatggatcaTCTGATTGAACAGTGTTAAACAGATACTTGTACTCAgactctcttcttcttttgtcaaTCTTTATTTTACAGGCAATATTCATGTGATGTACTTACCCCAGAAATGGATTGACCATTGTGATAAGCTCACCGCTTGAAATAATCTCTGAATTAAACAAATCTAGGCAGCGCAAAAAATTGTTGTAAACTTCAATGGACCCGAGAGCATTCCGCAcctgcaattaaaagaaaaacagaagagtaATAAGCTTCTTTTTATCGCAGAATACTCCCGACCtacaaaaagaaaccaacaacaaataaatacataactatGTATGTTGTGTGCGATAGAAAAAGAATACAGACAGCATACCACACTTGATGCATCTTCCTtggtaaaaaaaactaaaatgacAACTAAAAAAACCTGGTGTGTCCAAAAACCAAATATATTCAAATAAACAGACTAAAtcataacaacacaaaaaatagtGAAAGCAATGACAGTGAAAATATTTAATTACTTTTCAGTTACATTagccaaaaaaatttttttttaaatttctgttcAAGTTTGCTGTGCTTCCGGTATTTTTAAAACTAAGTTTTATCTAAAATAATAAAGCTATTGGTGAATCAAATAACTCTGAAAGGTAAAACCCAACAAATCACTATGTGTTTTTCAATGATGTATACAAATTTACTGAAAGTAATGTTTAATATTCCAAACCTCTTggcaaaacaaatatataataaaatcaGAAACATAGGACTCACATAGAAATGTTTTCCCCCTAAAAGTACCTTTATCTAACATacatactgtgacccactagcgcTGACTCCCGCAGGAGTCTGATTCATGTACTGTGCAAACTAcaacccgcctatgcggagaaaacaaaagtagctacaggTGATAACCTCCTAGAAGTAGGTTTCGATTTTTTGTCAATTTCCAATGTAACAGCAAAACGAGAATGTCATAATAAATCATGAAACACTCACATTGTCGAAGAAGGCATATTCCTTCAGGGAAGCGTACTTGCCCGCTTCAGCCAGAGACACATCTTTCAGCATCCCCGTCTTGTATTTCTGCACAAAATGAAATTTGTTTCCTAAAATTACGTCTACCTAACATCAGGCATGAGATTTGGAAATTGTGATccagtctgaaaggtgggggcctggtGGCCGCAGAAGGACCCCAGTTGGGGTCCATGGGGCAACACACTGGTGGGGGTCTAGCAgagccccctgaagctgaaggtttttctcaatttcaaaccagaAAATCACCACTTCAGGGCCACCAATGCCTCTGAGGTATTCCAAGCCATATAAgacaaaaatcagtccaattcttcctaaactgaagtgtttctgCTTTCAAACCTGTAAAAGTCAGCCTTGGGAACATGATTTTCATAATCTTgtctcatgtgtatgtgtgtgtgtgtgtgtgtgtgtgtgtgtgtgtgtgtgtgtgtgtgtgtgtgtgtgtgtttaatgcaactctctgtgtgtatgtgagaaacagagacagacagacaaagtgattgagaatgggggtcaggggggacatgggaggaaagagtaaaagttcgtatgtgtgcatgtatgtgcactgctttaaatacaactctgtgtgtgttaaactgtgagagagagagagagagagagagagagagtgtgtgtgtggagggggtgggggtggggggaattgtccaggagtttcctctgaaaatggCCGGGGTGCAGGGTGGCAAAGCCCCATGGCCAAAAATGAAATtagtgatttttaagaggtttgggggcctctttttgtttgtgtgtgtgtgtgtgtgtgtgtgtgtgtgtgtgtgtgtgtgtgtgtgtgctgttttcaaggaaaatgtacttagcacacaagtttgcactgtaccattAAAACTGACacctggtctcttcagctgtagtcttcattccacagacagacatgtgtgttggttgaggaaagaacggggggaagtggaatgactggagggaggagggggtgggtatgtgactgGTCATATCACTTTCAGCAGTCCAGGATTCTCAGCTAGAGCTAGTGGTCAATGTTCCAagcctggtctgtgtgtgtgtgtgtgttcaactaaactgtgtgtgagggagaaagagagagagagagggagggagagagagagagcgcgagtgcacacacgcatgtgtgtatgtgtggtttcagttcaactgtgtgtaaacaagagagaggcagacagagagaaagagatgggagaagGTGAGGGGAAAGAATGCAggttgtatttgtgtatgtgtatgcattgctttcaaattcaatagatctctctccatgtgtgtgtgtgtgtgtgaatgtgtgtgtgtgtgtgtgtgtgtgtgtgtgtgttcaatacaacACTCACTGTGTATATgtgagaaagagcaagagagacagaaagagggagagaggaacagagagagagagagcgggggggggggaaggtggtaggaaaaaaatgcaagtttgtatgtgtgcatcactgcatgtatatgcattgctttaaatacaattctgtgtgtgtgtgtgtgtgtgtgtgtgtgtgttttcaagcaaactgtgtgtgtgtgtatgagcgcgcgtgtgcacgcgagaaagagagagggagagagagagagagagtgtgcgtgtttgtgcacgtgCTCATGTGCGTATTATCAAGCTCTTTGTGATTGTGTGAGCgctcatgtgtgcacatgtgtgaagaAGAGactgagaaaataaaaaagactgAGTATGTGTATACGTGAGTGCATTCATGTAATTTTTTCAGCTCTGGGTCTATACGTGCAtgtgtaactttggtaatctggctCATAGTCATAGATCTCAGATCTAAATAAACTGACAGGCTCTTGTGATGaactgtctgtgtttatgtgcccGCATGTGGGTGCATGTGCGCGCCACGTGCGTGCTTTTTACAGTGATATCAATGCGTGCCATGTAGGGATCGCCTTTTGTTATCggcattttgacaacttcaaTTGACCGTTAGGAAACTTTTTGccttcgattttggtgctctgacaagtcactggatcgcctctcaaggggtcaacaaacgaTCGACTCTTTCAaaagagcattccgttttcatttttgacagatcatcaGTCGGCAAATGGCACATCggcttttggcttttttttttcccctccagaaaACAGACGCTTCGTTTTTTTATGTAaatctgaaaacagatttccgtgcctTGATGGAAGAGTTGcgcccatacaatctgacaccaatcgcacttggTCTTGCCCGCGGCGTCGATTTTGTGAATGGTGTTGCCTACCCGTAAAGTTacttttttgttcttcacttctaATCCACTATtttttcactcctttatcgatctctgctgcaaaaatctttgtatcctttgtgagttttctcattttgtcaatgatTGAAGACGAACGACAAAATCAAGTATCTTTGCAAGTAATGAAGCccgactatagtcggaaaaatctcatgcctggtctatcaaacatacttaccatgacccactagtgcagactccggcagggagtccgattcctgtcctgggCAAACtattatccgcctatgcggagaaaacaaaagtaactacggctgataacctcccggacgtaggttacctcccctctgtatccatgagtagcttcctctttttccagcagccatcttgactcatgatcctgtgctcttcatatggctaagttttttcatatttctatctatcgattctttgacactcaaAGACACTTGTTTTGTATCTGacgaagacttgtatcaggtcacaaacttacttagctcgtTTGGTCAATCAAGCTAACATTATGGCTCAATCACAATCATAAGGGCCCTCTACCTCAGGTTCTCTCAACAACAGGTACAGGTATAGTATTTGGGACAGAAATTAAGCCTTGCGGCCTTTCCACGCCTCCTCCAGGGGGTAGGCAAGAGTCAGAACCCTGATCTGTGCATGAGCCCAAAGCGCTGCACAAACCTTGAGAAAACCTGTGTATGACATGAAAAGaaccaaaggaaaacaaatttcactaaagaaaaacaaaaacaaaaaaaacagcaacagtactTAACCACAATGTTTAACAAGAGCGGAAAAGGTACCTTGGCTTGTGGCTGAAGACCACTACTGCAACCACTGCTGCACATGCAGGCTGGTCGCTTCAACTGACCGGTCGTTTTGCCCAGTGGTGTCCCCTTGCTGGGAAACCCGCCTGGCTTCTTGTGCGTGGAGGAATGGTCGTTACGCACTCCCAGCGACATGTCGCTCTGTAAGAGTCACAACATCTTCCATTTGTCAATCACTCTGTACAAGCCACAACATCTTCCACATGTCAATCACTGTTACTCAGTGTAAAAACCACATCTTCCACATGTCAATCACTTTGTAACTCGGTTAAAAAGCCACAAAATCTTCCACATGTCAATCACTCTGTAAAAGCCACAAAATTTTTCCACAAGTCAATCACTCTGTAAAAGCCACCTCTTCCACATGTCAATCACTCTGTAAAAGCCACATCTTCCACATGTCAATCACTCTGTAAAAGCCACAAAATTTTTCCACAAGTCAATCACTCTGTAAAAGCCACATCTTCAAACATGTCAATCACTCTGTAAAAGCCACATCTTCCACATGTCAATCACTCTGTAAAAGCCACATCTTCCACATGTCAATTACTCCGTAAAAGCCACAACATCTTCCACATGTCAATCACTCTGTAAAAGCCACATCTTCCACATGTCAATCACTCTGTAACTCAGTGTAAAAGTCACAACATCTTCCATTTGTCAATCACTCTGTAACTCGGCGTAAAAGCCACATCTTCCGTATGTCAATCACTCTGTAAAAACCACATCTTCTACATGTCAATAACTCTGTAAAGCCACATCCTCCTCATGTCAATCACTCTGTAACTCAGTGTAAAAGCCACATCTTCCACATGTCAATCACTCTGTAACTCAGTGAAAGAGCCACATCTTTCATTCGCCAATCACTTTCGTCAACACCTTGATCACTTGTGTGCATGTGCCAGTGTATTGCATGCAGGCATATTGGTAAGCATGTCTCTCATGTCTATGTGCAGATGTGCTTCGGTGCCGAGTAGCTGcaagcttgtgcatgtgtgtacgtgcttcACTGcaggtgtgcatgcacatgcaagcTTAAGCAGTAGCCTATCTGCAGCACTTTTAATAAAGACTGGAGCAGGGACACAGTGAGACCAGGCAAGAGTGCGGAGTTAGAAACCAAGATATTTTGTTACATTCACTGCACAGAATGTAATACAACTCTATgacctgtgtaaaaaaaaaaaaaaaatcatatgcatATATACTACTTTTTGTCAGAGACAATGTTTATTTAACAAACTGCTGTAACTATTGGAAATATTTCCACAATGACAGATGTGCTGTTTCTAGAATTAACTTGCTTAATGCTTGCAACAGTGTCTGTCATTTCGTCATTAGAACATCCCCATCACCTGTGACAAATTTGAGTAAAGCATACTATCTCCTACAGATATCTAAATGTGAACAATTAACTTTCACATGCTGCCAAAGTTTATTCTGACTCAATTCATCCATTATTGCACTGATTTCTTGAGTGACGTGCATCTCAGAATCTGACCCTACGATCAGTCAAGCgtgacaaacatttttttttttttttaaataggaaaGAAAGGGAGCAGTAGAGCAATGCAGAAATGGATgagaagggggggaaagagactTTCCAAAATAACACCATCATGATCTATGAATATTCATAGATAAACATTATGATGTACAGTAAAACAACTCACTAGTCCGTCGTCCCTCTCCACCATCTGAGGGGAAGAACTGCATGGAAAAAACAAGATGGGTTAAGCACCAAGCATTCAGAACTGCaaaatttcaattaaaaaaacaaaaacaaacaaacccaaaatatgTTTTgtcatttgtcttgttttgtttactGAAATTTTGCGTTCTGAATGCTGCATTTCAACATGGATTTTCAGTTTTCTGGGATCACTGCAGCAACTTTGAGTAAACAACCACCTCACACGCTTATATTTCCAGGAGTGCAACTGACGAAAATCTGGTTATGATTTTGTGTTCCAGAACTGGATAATACTTCAAAGAGTAGGGGGACACTACTGCTGGAGTCTTTCCAGTGGTGGTCAGTAATTTTCTGATTCAGCATATGCATCAATCCACCTATTTTGTAACCTACTAATGACATTAACTGTTCAGAGACTGACAAAGGGAGTAATCCCTCCGCCAAGAGTCCCCAGTGAAATCTGCTGACTCAAATGACTGCAATACTCCCAAAGATGCATAAATGAAGTGGTTGACCCTTAACTACACGTTCCAGTCTTCAAATTTGAACCCAGAGCAAATTCAACTCTGTGTAGGCAATGACCAAAGGCCAAAAAACACTGCCTCTCATGTGGCTCAAACCCACAGCTTCAGACTTTAGACCAGTTGTTAGTCTGCGATGCAAACCACTACAACACTCCGGTTGCCGCGgtcctgaatcttttgtaacgtcgtcttcttcttctacgttcactcgtatgcacacgagtgggcttttacgtgtatgaccgtttttaccccgccatgtaggcagccatactccgttttcgggggtgtgcatgctgggtatgttcttgtttccataacccaccaaacgctgacatgggttacaggatctttaacgtgcgtatttgatctcctgcttgcatatacacacgaagggggttcaggtaccagcaggtctgcgcatatgttgacctgggagatcgtaaaaatctccacccttcacccaccaggtgctgtcaccgtgattcgaacccaggaccctcagattgacagtccatttTGTAACGTCAATGTCATTCAATTTTTTTCCACCAATGGCTCatgcgctctccctctctccatcactctctcactgtttgcccccacccccccagacccctcctcaatcctccccccacccccacaccccctccccaagacTTACAATGCTGTTGCCTCCTCCACCGTTGGTGTCAGAGAGGAACTGTCCAAACTCTGCCAGCAGGTCCTCCTGGTCAGCAAACAGGCGCGCCACCTGGGAGTACAACTCCGTCTCCGTCAGCGGCTTGCTGCTCATCCCCACTCTGCCCTGCTGCAGGAGTACACAATACTTTTATTATCTCAATACCCCTGGAAACgcaatatggctgcctacatgacagagtaaaaacagtcatatgtGTAACAGCCGACTCGTGTACACACAACgtcaagtgaacatgggagttgcagccaatgaaCATAGAAGAATTATCTCAATAAgataaattcatttgtggtgtatgcCATGCAGACAACACATGAAAATCACAGCCACTCAAtgtaaatacataaaagacataaattgCAGCACTGCTAAGTTGATGTCAACCTTTCGCACAATGATCACAATCATGTACTTGTAATGattacatactttcacagtcattcataATGAATACATAAGGTACATGAAATGCATAAATACAAGGTTAATGCTAATTAATcccatacaataatcacaaatcaacAATGCCATAAGCAGAGTAAGAGAACAGATGAAAATATACTATAATTAAAACCGAAAATACATGATTAAAACCAGCTGTTATTCAACAATATCTAAAATCAATGCAAAATTAAATAATTCACATAAccttgcatgtgcatgcacacacacaaacatacatgcacacacacaaacttacaagcaaacacacatgcacatgcgcacacacacacataaatatctccaaacacatactcacgcatgcacacacacacacacacacacacacatctacacacacagggGGCCAATTATAAAAGCGCTTGTGTGTTAAAGTTACAGGGTATAAAACTGCTCTGGGTTCTAAAGGTTTTCAGTTTGGGAAGTGCTTCCCCCTTAGCCGCTGAACCCTGGTGAAACGAGATCAGTGTGGCACGAATCAAAAGTGCAGTTACCACTTTCTGTGTACTCTAAAAGTGTGGCCAacagaagcgcttcaaagacactctgaaagcttcactgaaggccttcaacatcagccgcGACACaggggagctgaatgcaatggacagaccaaagtggcgttcagctgtccacaaaggcaccaaatcctgtgaggccaacagaatcgctgcagcagagcaacgcagacaggccaagaaaagcagtgccagcaagtccctgatagccgccaccatcccctgtccacactgcgtcagaacattccaggcgcggattggcctgaccagtcatctgcgcacccacagagcccaaacccacccacccccaggatgactagacggtcctcgtcgatcccgacggatgaaCCACACACTCTAAAAGTAGTGTAACTGAGCATGCTGAGCAAAAGTAATGCAGTTCCGAGAGAAAGAAGTCCAAATGaaaaatggtgactgacatcctgacaagCTAGCTCAGTGttatcacagtgagatgacagcccttcactgactagcttgctcaaaaacaacaccacagatATCAGTCAAGTGAGTTACTGCCAAATTTCTAAATGAAagagaacaaatacacacacacacaaacacatgtcatCAGAAAACACATGAGTTCTAACCTCTTTGATATTCCTCTGTTCCTTCTGATATGTGTGCAGAATTTGAAGGAACTGCTTGTAAACTTCTTGCTGTCCCTGGAAACGATTCTGCAAACAAAATCAGCAAACTTTGCTCCTCAGCAAACAAGCTTTTCCTTCCTTTGGCACACTACCATATCAGTTACTCCTGCTCTCAACGTCTCCTTATATACTGAGTAATATTCCAAGGCTTTCTTTCCCTACAGTCTCATTAATTCAAGAAAGAGATCATGCATTCCAAATTCTCACACACAAAGAGCAGTCTCACTCATTCAAGTAGGTACTGGCAGCTCAAATTTTAATCAAAACTACAGCACTAAAAATTGTAATCAATATTTATAACTTTTAATACAAACAAATAGCACATAGAATTTTCCAGATATCTTCATTAGTTCCAGAAATGTGGTTTTTTAAAGTttgttacttttttgtgtgtcCGTTGAATGAAAAAAGAGCCATTTTAAAGTCCCAATCATAAGTAGAAAATAAATTCTGTAGATTTAAAATTTCCAGAATGCTATCTACAATATCCTGATAGGAGGCAGTTAACTTGatatcttttgttcttttctttccaaagtTATGATCCTCCAAAAATGTCAAATCTTACAAACTAAACGAGGTGAAAATTTCATGGTAGAGGAAATTTGACCCAACGGTGTATGCCAGCGAATAGTGTATATGCTGCCAAATGCATATATTTCTAGTGATTTGTATACATattcatactcttttttttttctgagcgaAGCCAAAGTAAAATATTGAAGTTTTATTTACACTCAAAGTCACTGAAATGCACAAAATGGCATGCGATCAACAAAGGAGCAGCATGGATACAGAAAAATACCTGTAACTTTTGAACTAATTGATGCCTCAAGAAATACCTCATGCAATCCAAATTCTCATACACAGAGTATGACTAATACCACAATTTAACAAGTCCAAACATATCAACAAAGTCTGATTGAAGCTACAAAACCTGAACTATTATGTATAACTGAAACTACACTGGGACTAAAGCATCCTGTCTGTCAAACCTTGGGAGATAGCAGCTACCAAGGGTAAAGATCAAATGCACTGTGACTGCATACAGGAACTTTTTCATCACGTAACCTGTGCTCTTCAGTGAAGATGAAACCACAGCACTACTCTAGACAGACATCATAGTTTCAATGCCATGGTACGTAAATCATCCGTTCCAACACACTTGTCGT belongs to Babylonia areolata isolate BAREFJ2019XMU chromosome 13, ASM4173473v1, whole genome shotgun sequence and includes:
- the LOC143289217 gene encoding paired amphipathic helix protein Sin3a-like isoform X2 codes for the protein MVERDDGLSDMSLGVRNDHSSTHKKPGGFPSKGTPLGKTTGQLKRPACMCSSGCSSGLQPQAKKYKTGMLKDVSLAEAGKYASLKEYAFFDNVRNALGSIEVYNNFLRCLDLFNSEIISSGELITMVNPFLGKHGELYQWFKEFLGHKDCSATLDESLPQVAKKESSVRDDYNMDIDYQSCRRYVASCRALPSTYPQPKCSGRTQLCHEVLNDTWGSIPTGSEDSTFVTSRKSKSEEHIYRCEDECFEPGGQGEVRRQDGVGGRRIRCQPSHETLLQSAQYDSSPPNYKPPDDGTTAE
- the LOC143289217 gene encoding paired amphipathic helix protein Sin3a-like isoform X1 — protein: MVERDDGLSDMSLGVRNDHSSTHKKPGGFPSKGTPLGKTTGQLKRPACMCSSGCSSGLQPQAKKYKTGMLKDVSLAEAGKYASLKEYAFFDNVRNALGSIEVYNNFLRCLDLFNSEIISSGELITMVNPFLGKHGELYQWFKEFLGHKDCSATLDESLPQVAKKESSVRDDYNMDIDYQSCRRYVASCRALPSTYPQPKCSGRTQLCHEVLNDTWGSIPTGSEDSTFVTSRKSKSEEHIYRCEDECFEGDKEKYDDKTVLEDAASVVNHHMKRSSNLPSTIQAPPTTSPLMTALRLSKEKIGFCDVADRET